In Lentilactobacillus sp. SPB1-3, the sequence CCTGCAGTGATGAACTTGCCACCGGGCTTTAGATTTTCAAAAGCTTGTGGAGCAAGTGGCACAAGAATTTCAGCCAAAATATTGGCAACGATAATATCAACTTGTTTATGAATTCCATTCAGCAAATCATTAGGCACAATTTCCATTGCGTCATCGTTAAAGTTAAGGCGAACGTTGTCTTTAGCTGACTTAACAGCAATATCATCAACGTCTGTGGCGAAGATATCACCAACCCCTAATCTTTTGGCGGCAATACTTAAAACTCCAGATCCAGTACCAACATCGATCATTGATTCGCCGCCGCGAATTACTGTTTCTAAGGCTTGCAGTGATAATTGCGTGGTTGGATGAGTTCCAGTTCCAAATGCCATTCCTGGATCTAGTCGAATGACCTGTTCATCGCCAGTGGTTGGATTATACCCCTCCCAACTAGGAACAATTGTTAAATATCTAGTAAGTCTGACTGGATGATAATATTTTTCCCATTCAGTTGCCCAATCTTCATCAGCTACAATACTTGATTTCACTTCAGCTGGACCAGGATTCAAGCCAAAGTCACTTAAATTCCTAACGCGTTCTTCGATCATAGGCACTTTGGCCAAAATATCTTGAGAATCAGGAAAGTACGAGCTAACAATCGCTCCATTACTGATATGCGGAATATCTTTCATATCAAATAATCGGCCATGATTAGCCTCTGCTTGTGGATTGATTTTCTTGAAGTCTTCTGCGTCTTCGATTTTTACCCCACTTGCATCAAAATCCATGAAAATATTAGCAACCGCCTCAACGGCTTCACTCGTTGTTAGTACGGATATCTGTGTCCAATTCATATATAAAT encodes:
- the prmA gene encoding 50S ribosomal protein L11 methyltransferase; amino-acid sequence: MNWTQISVLTTSEAVEAVANIFMDFDASGVKIEDAEDFKKINPQAEANHGRLFDMKDIPHISNGAIVSSYFPDSQDILAKVPMIEERVRNLSDFGLNPGPAEVKSSIVADEDWATEWEKYYHPVRLTRYLTIVPSWEGYNPTTGDEQVIRLDPGMAFGTGTHPTTQLSLQALETVIRGGESMIDVGTGSGVLSIAAKRLGVGDIFATDVDDIAVKSAKDNVRLNFNDDAMEIVPNDLLNGIHKQVDIIVANILAEILVPLAPQAFENLKPGGKFITAGIINSKLDVVKEAITNSEFKVLQILNMGDWYSIIAQKPTKDED